A portion of the Hyalangium minutum genome contains these proteins:
- a CDS encoding DUF2381 family protein — MLLPITLALVPFLLGAPLAQAPAAPAREARRRSVSWAGQPLEVRIATGVRTVLVFAAPVQGKAVEVDRTRIQVVDTGERSIILEPLSEPRPGERWTLRVPWAEGRTPEAAEFALVAHPSEVDTELDIARLQVPAPACPAQAECAPCSAPSAADAIASGLIDKDGVQTLAFRPFKEAASGFESTAGVSYRASTWVLVDVEIIRPPRHLAWSPVGATLTSKTGEVRVRAIKIEPNKTSPERVRLFAEAEVPPPSAGLKFTLHLNGPAGAPSFSIPSVQLPPAKEVQP; from the coding sequence TTGCTCTTACCTATTACCTTGGCCCTGGTGCCCTTCCTGCTCGGGGCACCCCTGGCGCAAGCCCCAGCGGCCCCGGCCCGTGAAGCGCGTCGGCGCTCTGTCTCCTGGGCCGGCCAGCCCCTGGAGGTCCGCATTGCCACAGGGGTCCGCACGGTCCTGGTCTTCGCCGCTCCTGTCCAAGGAAAGGCCGTGGAGGTGGACCGGACGCGGATCCAGGTGGTGGATACAGGCGAGCGGTCAATCATCCTCGAACCCTTGAGCGAACCCCGCCCGGGTGAACGCTGGACGTTGCGCGTCCCCTGGGCGGAGGGCAGGACACCCGAGGCGGCCGAGTTCGCGCTGGTGGCGCACCCTTCCGAAGTGGACACGGAGCTCGACATTGCCCGGCTCCAGGTCCCAGCCCCCGCCTGTCCGGCGCAGGCCGAGTGCGCGCCGTGCTCCGCCCCGAGTGCAGCGGACGCCATCGCTTCCGGCCTCATCGACAAGGACGGCGTGCAAACCCTGGCTTTTAGACCCTTCAAGGAAGCTGCGTCCGGCTTCGAGTCGACTGCGGGGGTGTCCTATCGCGCGAGCACCTGGGTGCTGGTGGATGTGGAGATCATCCGCCCCCCTCGGCACCTGGCATGGAGCCCTGTCGGCGCGACCCTGACGAGCAAGACCGGAGAGGTGCGAGTGCGCGCCATCAAAATAGAGCCAAACAAAACCTCACCAGAACGCGTCCGGCTGTTCGCGGAGGCGGAGGTGCCACCGCCCAGCGCGGGGCTCAAATTCACTTTGCACCTGAACGGTCCGGCGGGAGCACCTTCTTTCTCGATTCCGAGCGTGCAACTGCCACCCGCCAAGGAGGTCCAGCCATGA
- a CDS encoding sensor histidine kinase, with translation MSQLSIQAAPDAVRPVDLLLVEDQVADMLALERALVPLGQRLTKVSSGEEALSHLKETEFAVILMDVRLPGLDGFETAHLIQEREPERRIPIIFLTGATREEAPVVRAYASGAVDYLHKPLEPEALRAKVSTLVLMHRELDSLRREKQALELRAREALEAERRQADRYRSLVEATATLVWTKDAQGRATEDSPAWREFTGQSEAEHHGFGWMDAIHPEDRERSLAIWEQAIAQRTAYRAEYRLRRKDGVYVPFSVRGMPLFEPDGRVREWVGASIDMSALKRTEAELREAVRLREEFLSVAAHELKTPLTPLALRQQLIRKELKGALTPETAERLKRHLDAADGQLRRLAALVDSLLDTTRISSGRLPLRHERDVNLAAVVRDVALGFEAQALAAGCPMEIDAPARVVGRWDVLRLEQVVTNLLSNALKFGAGRTVSLRVEETQEGARLVVRDKGIGIEPTFLPRVFEKFERGVSERHYGGMGLGLFITRQVVEALGGRISVESQPEHGATFIVELPREAPAGSPEGGSR, from the coding sequence ATGAGCCAATTGTCCATCCAAGCTGCGCCGGACGCTGTACGGCCCGTCGACCTCCTCCTGGTGGAAGATCAGGTGGCGGACATGCTGGCGCTGGAGCGGGCGCTGGTGCCGCTGGGACAGCGCCTGACGAAGGTCTCCTCGGGCGAGGAGGCGCTCTCTCACCTGAAGGAGACGGAGTTTGCCGTCATCCTCATGGATGTGCGGCTGCCAGGGCTGGATGGCTTCGAGACGGCGCACCTCATCCAGGAGCGCGAGCCGGAGCGGCGCATTCCCATCATCTTCCTCACGGGCGCAACTCGGGAGGAGGCGCCCGTCGTCCGCGCGTACGCGAGTGGCGCGGTGGACTACCTGCACAAGCCCCTGGAGCCGGAGGCCCTGCGCGCCAAGGTGAGCACGCTCGTGCTCATGCACCGCGAGCTGGACAGCCTGCGGCGCGAGAAGCAGGCGCTGGAGCTGCGGGCGCGCGAGGCGTTGGAGGCGGAGCGGCGGCAGGCGGATCGTTACCGCTCGCTGGTGGAGGCCACGGCCACGCTGGTGTGGACGAAGGATGCCCAGGGCCGGGCCACCGAGGACTCGCCCGCGTGGCGCGAGTTCACCGGCCAGAGCGAGGCCGAGCACCATGGCTTTGGGTGGATGGACGCCATTCACCCCGAGGATCGGGAGCGCAGCCTGGCGATCTGGGAGCAGGCCATTGCCCAGCGCACGGCGTACCGCGCGGAGTACCGGCTGCGGCGCAAGGATGGGGTGTACGTGCCCTTCAGCGTCCGGGGGATGCCGCTCTTCGAGCCGGACGGGAGGGTGCGCGAGTGGGTGGGCGCCAGCATCGACATGTCCGCGCTCAAGCGCACCGAGGCGGAGCTGCGCGAGGCGGTCCGCCTGCGCGAGGAGTTCCTCTCGGTGGCCGCGCACGAGCTCAAGACGCCGCTCACGCCGCTGGCCTTGCGCCAGCAGCTCATTCGCAAGGAGCTGAAGGGGGCACTGACACCGGAGACGGCGGAGCGGTTGAAGCGGCACCTGGATGCGGCGGACGGCCAGCTGCGGCGCCTCGCGGCCCTCGTGGACAGCCTGCTGGATACCACCCGCATCTCCAGCGGCCGCCTGCCGCTGCGGCATGAGCGGGACGTCAACCTGGCGGCGGTGGTGAGGGATGTGGCCTTGGGCTTCGAGGCGCAGGCGCTCGCGGCGGGTTGCCCGATGGAGATCGACGCCCCAGCGCGCGTCGTGGGCCGGTGGGATGTGCTGCGGCTGGAGCAGGTGGTGACGAACCTCCTGTCCAACGCACTCAAGTTCGGTGCGGGCCGGACGGTCTCTCTGCGGGTGGAGGAGACTCAGGAGGGGGCGCGGCTGGTGGTGCGGGACAAGGGGATTGGCATCGAACCGACGTTCCTCCCGCGCGTCTTCGAGAAGTTCGAGCGGGGCGTGTCCGAACGGCACTACGGCGGCATGGGCCTGGGCCTCTTCATCACCCGTCAGGTGGTGGAGGCTCTGGGCGGCCGCATCTCGGTGGAGAGCCAGCCAGAGCATGGGGCCACCTTCATCGTCGAACTGCCGCGCGAGGCGCCGGCGGGCTCTCCCGAGGGAGGTTCGCGTTGA
- a CDS encoding serine/threonine-protein kinase, with amino-acid sequence MATATGPQRPEGLILFSLGDFSYAFLRVLETTHHGETVLTVQQRSRLGPEGTYLARSLPLVSPKYDAETQARIRARLEEEARLAAYLDHPNIARVLGRTVSQGVLYILSERVTGARLDTCVTAAVLRGVSLSAGFALHVGAEVASALHHAHTRTDEQGRPLGIIHRDVNPARIYLRPDGTIQLTDFALARSLLPGRVATSLPRPQGDAYFGAPEALLDEPMDARSDLFALGLVMLELVTSKGLYSTPTLRASDLEAALTPEARAKVVAAHHIATVADLPEQVDDFILRAATYSAQDVEELTEEVFPPLRSILRTLLQRRPEDRYPSAAALEDALRQGLAAWGAPYGAAEALAEVRRMSSASRVNQDVGVPTFQDSGAPASDSSSSAQWRAEGCSE; translated from the coding sequence ATGGCCACTGCCACAGGTCCCCAGAGGCCCGAGGGCCTCATCCTCTTCTCCCTGGGCGACTTCTCGTATGCGTTCCTCCGAGTCCTGGAGACGACCCACCACGGCGAGACCGTCCTGACCGTGCAGCAGCGCTCCCGGCTGGGCCCCGAGGGAACCTACCTCGCGCGAAGTCTGCCGCTGGTCTCGCCCAAGTACGACGCGGAAACCCAGGCCCGGATCCGCGCTCGGCTCGAGGAGGAAGCACGGCTCGCCGCCTACCTGGATCATCCCAACATCGCCCGCGTGCTCGGGCGGACCGTGTCCCAGGGCGTGCTCTACATCCTGTCGGAGCGGGTGACGGGCGCACGGCTCGACACCTGCGTGACCGCCGCAGTCCTGCGGGGAGTCTCTCTGTCCGCGGGCTTTGCGCTCCACGTGGGCGCCGAGGTGGCGAGTGCGCTGCACCACGCGCACACGCGCACGGACGAGCAAGGCCGCCCGCTCGGCATCATTCACCGGGACGTGAACCCGGCTCGCATCTACCTGCGGCCCGACGGGACGATCCAGCTCACGGACTTCGCGCTCGCCCGGTCGCTGCTGCCGGGCCGGGTGGCCACCTCGCTGCCGCGTCCGCAGGGAGATGCCTACTTCGGCGCCCCCGAGGCCCTTCTGGACGAGCCGATGGATGCGCGCTCGGATCTTTTCGCGCTCGGGCTGGTGATGCTGGAGCTTGTCACCTCGAAGGGGCTCTACAGCACGCCCACGCTGCGCGCGTCCGACTTGGAGGCGGCGCTCACGCCCGAGGCACGCGCGAAGGTGGTGGCCGCTCACCACATCGCCACGGTGGCGGACCTGCCCGAGCAAGTCGACGACTTCATCCTGCGGGCCGCCACGTACAGCGCGCAGGACGTCGAGGAGCTCACGGAGGAGGTGTTCCCGCCGCTGCGCTCCATCCTCCGCACGCTGCTCCAGCGGCGCCCGGAGGATCGCTACCCGTCGGCGGCGGCCTTGGAGGACGCTCTGCGCCAAGGGCTGGCGGCGTGGGGAGCACCGTATGGGGCCGCCGAAGCCCTCGCGGAGGTGCGGCGCATGTCGTCAGCCTCGCGGGTGAACCAGGACGTCGGCGTTCCCACTTTCCAGGACTCCGGGGCGCCCGCGTCGGACAGCTCCAGTTCGGCCCAGTGGCGCGCGGAGGGTTGCTCGGAATAG
- a CDS encoding serine/threonine protein kinase yields the protein MIGAMELQPGTRVDGWQIIRALRTGGFGAVHHAEQHGKACALKVALHREQSGDTGKTHARALREVALLLTLDHPHIIKPRGYGYLPDGRAFCVLEYVDGWTLGDWLERTHPTFRELASVFAQLAGAVEYMHARGVLHRDLKLSNVMIRRTGEPVLIDLGCATSPNADELTATPLPPGTERYRSPEAHAFLSKQGRKPGARYPFKVADELFAVGVMLYELLTEPLPTKAKAHAGLADPVGLPASRTVNPRVPPALSALVEDLLARNPALRPESFEALQRRLAELAHHPGPEYAAEVHLPSAQRQPSPVDAVQAVGLAASERQGWRKVLALADQQAARLRSWLQPHGLSGLEAASRPHGRKPLALVGAVVMAVVAATWLTQGERPPPAPARREATAPTIPAAPALPPEDTLPVSAPALTAAPKEGSTVKPQPSDDLPSSRTARAPKSAPAPGSPGFAAWCKTLPLAMALSHGCASVPFKAELLECPPGSIQAMKKLGWDLGRDRFIVRLDERGPDRGAFTFTLGAPIIGVVPDSAPGQVKAPPGTLFYGRAYINDEGREDSPLGILRIVYDHVEFPGQRKYPVCAVSGLNPIEALKDGTATAFANSTVMPLERWNPQAMRQ from the coding sequence ATGATCGGAGCGATGGAACTTCAGCCCGGCACACGTGTAGACGGTTGGCAGATCATCCGAGCCCTGCGCACGGGCGGCTTTGGTGCCGTCCACCATGCCGAGCAACACGGGAAAGCCTGTGCGCTCAAGGTCGCGCTCCACCGGGAGCAGAGCGGCGACACGGGCAAGACCCACGCGCGCGCTCTGCGCGAGGTGGCGCTGCTGCTGACGCTGGATCATCCCCACATCATCAAGCCTCGCGGCTACGGGTACCTGCCGGATGGCCGCGCGTTCTGCGTGCTGGAGTATGTGGACGGCTGGACGCTGGGAGACTGGCTGGAGCGCACGCACCCCACGTTTCGCGAGCTTGCGAGCGTGTTCGCCCAGTTGGCCGGAGCCGTAGAGTACATGCACGCGCGGGGTGTGCTTCACCGGGACTTGAAGCTGTCCAACGTGATGATCCGCAGAACCGGCGAGCCGGTGCTCATCGACCTGGGCTGCGCGACCTCCCCGAATGCCGACGAGCTGACGGCCACTCCCTTGCCTCCGGGAACCGAGCGCTACCGCTCGCCCGAGGCGCACGCGTTCCTCTCCAAGCAGGGCCGCAAGCCTGGAGCGCGCTATCCGTTCAAAGTGGCGGATGAGCTCTTCGCCGTGGGCGTCATGCTCTACGAGCTGCTCACGGAGCCGCTCCCGACGAAGGCGAAAGCCCACGCCGGTCTCGCGGATCCCGTGGGCCTTCCCGCGTCGCGAACGGTGAACCCGCGTGTCCCCCCGGCCTTGAGTGCGCTCGTGGAGGACTTGCTGGCGCGCAACCCGGCGCTCAGACCCGAGAGCTTCGAGGCGCTCCAGCGCAGGTTGGCGGAGCTGGCCCACCATCCCGGTCCGGAATACGCGGCGGAGGTGCACTTGCCCTCTGCGCAGCGCCAGCCCTCACCCGTTGACGCCGTGCAGGCGGTGGGGCTCGCGGCTTCGGAGAGACAGGGCTGGCGCAAAGTGCTGGCCCTGGCTGACCAGCAGGCAGCCCGCCTCCGCTCCTGGCTCCAGCCGCATGGGCTCTCCGGCTTGGAGGCTGCCTCTCGCCCGCATGGGCGCAAGCCTCTGGCGCTCGTGGGAGCCGTCGTGATGGCTGTAGTGGCAGCCACATGGCTCACCCAGGGCGAGCGCCCTCCACCCGCACCCGCGCGGAGAGAGGCCACCGCTCCCACCATCCCGGCTGCTCCGGCGCTTCCTCCTGAGGATACCCTGCCTGTGTCTGCTCCCGCTCTCACAGCCGCACCGAAGGAAGGATCCACCGTGAAGCCCCAGCCGTCCGATGATCTCCCGTCCTCCCGTACCGCACGCGCCCCGAAGTCAGCCCCCGCCCCGGGCTCCCCCGGCTTCGCGGCCTGGTGCAAGACCCTCCCTTTGGCAATGGCTCTCTCGCACGGGTGCGCCTCGGTTCCCTTCAAGGCCGAGCTCCTCGAGTGTCCCCCCGGGTCAATTCAAGCCATGAAGAAGCTGGGCTGGGATTTGGGGCGCGATAGGTTCATTGTCAGACTCGACGAGAGAGGCCCGGACCGTGGCGCGTTCACGTTCACGCTGGGCGCCCCGATCATCGGCGTCGTGCCGGACAGCGCGCCCGGCCAGGTGAAGGCACCACCTGGCACCCTGTTTTACGGGCGGGCCTACATCAACGACGAGGGGAGGGAGGACTCCCCCCTCGGAATCCTCCGCATCGTCTACGACCACGTCGAGTTCCCGGGCCAGAGAAAGTACCCGGTGTGTGCTGTCTCGGGCCTCAACCCGATAGAGGCATTGAAGGACGGCACAGCGACCGCGTTCGCCAACTCGACAGTCATGCCCCTCGAAAGATGGAACCCGCAGGCAATGCGACAATAG
- a CDS encoding nucleotidyltransferase: MNHIEERNPNHPGEMGTDARLAEDKREPAELKARAQAIRLLQEAGVEALVGGAYASSQYTGIWRDTKDLDLFVRERDGEAALRAFEAKGWSTKSRVHGWLHKAYLGNYLVDLIYASGNGITCVDDAWFTHAREAEVLGVRCRIPPPEEIVWSKAFVLERERYDGAELNHLFLTAGRSFDWGRLLARFDGHWEVLLGHLMFFRYAYPSDRDVVPDWLMRELLSRTTDSLHEGPWEERVCRGPLLSNCNYEVDVSEWGYRSGLKDGSRGDGSPTGTSSQH; the protein is encoded by the coding sequence ATGAACCACATCGAGGAGCGAAACCCCAACCACCCGGGCGAGATGGGGACGGATGCCCGCTTGGCCGAGGACAAGCGTGAGCCAGCGGAGCTGAAGGCCCGCGCCCAGGCCATTCGCCTTCTCCAAGAGGCGGGTGTGGAGGCGCTGGTGGGCGGCGCGTACGCAAGCTCCCAGTACACCGGCATCTGGCGCGACACGAAGGACTTGGACCTCTTCGTGCGCGAGCGCGACGGGGAAGCCGCCCTGCGCGCCTTCGAGGCCAAGGGCTGGAGCACCAAGTCGCGCGTGCATGGCTGGCTGCACAAGGCCTACCTGGGCAATTACCTGGTGGACCTCATCTACGCGTCTGGCAACGGGATCACCTGCGTGGACGATGCCTGGTTTACCCACGCCCGCGAGGCGGAGGTGCTGGGCGTGCGCTGCCGCATCCCTCCCCCCGAGGAGATTGTCTGGAGCAAGGCCTTTGTCCTGGAGCGGGAGCGCTACGATGGCGCCGAGCTCAACCACCTCTTCCTCACGGCGGGCCGCAGCTTCGACTGGGGCCGGCTGCTGGCCCGCTTCGATGGGCACTGGGAGGTGCTCCTCGGACACCTCATGTTCTTCCGCTACGCCTACCCCTCCGACCGTGACGTGGTGCCCGATTGGCTCATGCGCGAGTTGCTGTCGCGCACCACGGATTCGCTGCACGAGGGACCGTGGGAGGAGCGCGTGTGCCGCGGCCCCCTGTTGTCCAACTGCAACTACGAAGTGGATGTCTCGGAGTGGGGCTACCGCAGCGGACTCAAGGATGGCAGCCGGGGCGACGGTTCCCCTACGGGCACCTCCAGCCAGCACTAG
- a CDS encoding ATP-binding protein, whose amino-acid sequence MNVSASVDLSACDREPIHLPGTIQAHGALLALRGPDFTVVQASANTAEWFGQEAVQVLGRPLSAVLPGEAWARVQAALGQVELRTANPVRLTLGEGAQARPVNALLHRQEAVVILEVEARDAEGGVGALDLFAQVRMSMTRFLNAATLEQLCGAAAEEIRCVTGFDRVMVYRFDADWHGEVIGEAVREGVDSFLGLHFPASDIPAQARRLYEQNWLRLIPNVRAPAVPLVAARGAVPDKPLDLSFATLRSVSPVHLEYLRNMEVNASMSISIMQGERLWGLIACHHLAARWLSYEERAACEFIGQLLSGEVSARAQRAHAEAQARHGAIQAQLVQRMSREERFLEGLSSGTPSLLDVVSASGATVWLEQGRASVGRTPSEAQTQELVNWLGQVAGESLFQTDSLPGTYPPAAAFAEVASGLLAVPLSTPATQWVLWFRPEVLQSITWAGNPHKPVEEGVRLSPRKSFAAWQETVHHTALRWKSEEVVAAQEFRGAMVGVVLRKASELARLNAELARSNEELDAFTYIASHDLKEPLRGIQLYTRFIIEDAGDRLDPETRERLSFIQKLGVRMVELLEGLFHYSRMGRIQLSVKETDLQELVEDVVTTLRGRLEETKTEVRIPRRLPTVRCDLLRIREVLANLISNAAKYNDKPERWVEIGFTDSVVPSGKAEAGFALYVRDNGIGIPAKHHKAVFEMFRRLHAEEAYGGGSGVGLAIVQQVIERHGGQVWLESTPGEGTTFFFTLGPSAGGV is encoded by the coding sequence ATGAACGTCTCTGCCTCCGTCGATCTCAGCGCGTGTGATCGGGAGCCCATCCATCTTCCAGGCACCATCCAGGCCCACGGGGCGCTGCTGGCGTTGCGAGGACCGGACTTCACGGTGGTTCAGGCCAGCGCCAACACGGCCGAGTGGTTTGGCCAGGAGGCGGTGCAGGTGCTGGGGAGGCCGCTGTCCGCTGTGCTGCCGGGAGAGGCCTGGGCCCGTGTCCAGGCCGCGCTGGGCCAAGTCGAGCTGCGCACCGCCAACCCCGTGCGGCTGACGCTGGGAGAGGGCGCCCAGGCGCGGCCGGTCAATGCGCTCCTGCACCGCCAGGAGGCGGTCGTCATCCTCGAGGTGGAGGCGCGAGACGCGGAGGGGGGCGTGGGGGCGCTGGATCTCTTCGCTCAGGTGCGGATGTCCATGACGCGCTTCTTGAACGCCGCCACCTTGGAGCAGCTCTGCGGGGCCGCGGCCGAGGAGATCCGGTGCGTCACGGGCTTCGATCGGGTGATGGTCTACCGCTTCGACGCGGACTGGCACGGGGAAGTCATCGGCGAGGCCGTGCGCGAGGGCGTCGACAGCTTCCTCGGGCTGCACTTCCCGGCCTCGGATATTCCTGCCCAGGCGCGCCGGCTGTACGAGCAGAACTGGCTGCGCCTCATCCCCAACGTCCGGGCGCCCGCGGTGCCGCTCGTCGCCGCACGGGGGGCGGTGCCGGACAAGCCGCTCGATCTGTCCTTCGCCACCCTGCGCAGCGTGTCGCCGGTCCACCTGGAGTACCTGCGCAACATGGAGGTGAACGCCTCCATGTCCATCTCCATCATGCAGGGCGAGCGCCTGTGGGGGCTGATCGCCTGTCACCACCTGGCGGCCCGGTGGCTCTCCTATGAGGAGCGCGCCGCGTGCGAGTTCATCGGGCAGCTGCTCTCGGGAGAGGTCTCCGCCCGAGCCCAGCGCGCGCACGCGGAGGCCCAGGCGCGCCATGGCGCCATCCAGGCCCAGCTCGTTCAGCGCATGAGCCGGGAGGAGCGCTTCCTGGAGGGGCTGAGCTCCGGCACCCCGAGCCTGCTGGACGTCGTGTCCGCGAGCGGTGCCACGGTCTGGTTGGAGCAGGGACGGGCCTCGGTGGGGCGCACGCCTTCGGAGGCGCAGACGCAGGAGCTGGTGAACTGGCTGGGCCAGGTGGCGGGGGAGAGCCTGTTCCAGACGGACTCGCTGCCGGGCACCTACCCGCCCGCGGCCGCCTTCGCGGAGGTGGCGAGCGGCCTGCTCGCCGTGCCGCTGTCCACGCCGGCCACGCAGTGGGTGCTCTGGTTCCGTCCCGAGGTGCTCCAGAGCATCACGTGGGCGGGGAACCCGCACAAGCCGGTGGAGGAGGGGGTGCGGCTGAGTCCACGCAAGTCCTTCGCGGCGTGGCAGGAGACGGTGCACCACACGGCCCTCCGGTGGAAATCGGAGGAGGTGGTGGCCGCGCAGGAGTTCCGCGGCGCCATGGTGGGCGTCGTGCTGCGCAAGGCGTCGGAGCTGGCCCGGCTCAACGCGGAGCTCGCGCGCAGCAACGAGGAGCTGGACGCCTTCACGTACATCGCGAGCCACGATCTGAAGGAGCCGCTGCGTGGCATCCAGCTCTACACCCGCTTCATCATCGAGGACGCCGGGGACCGCCTGGATCCCGAGACGCGCGAGCGCCTGTCCTTCATCCAAAAGCTGGGCGTGCGGATGGTGGAGCTGCTCGAGGGCCTGTTCCACTACTCGCGGATGGGCCGCATCCAGTTGTCGGTGAAGGAGACGGATCTGCAGGAGCTGGTGGAGGACGTCGTCACGACCCTGCGGGGCCGCCTGGAGGAGACGAAGACCGAGGTGCGGATTCCCCGGCGGCTGCCCACGGTGCGCTGCGACTTGCTTCGCATCCGCGAGGTGCTGGCGAACCTGATCTCCAACGCGGCCAAGTACAACGACAAGCCTGAGCGCTGGGTGGAGATCGGCTTCACGGACTCGGTGGTGCCTTCGGGCAAGGCCGAGGCGGGCTTCGCGCTGTACGTGAGAGACAACGGCATTGGCATCCCAGCCAAGCACCACAAGGCCGTCTTCGAGATGTTCCGCCGGTTGCACGCGGAAGAGGCATATGGCGGAGGCTCGGGCGTGGGCCTGGCCATCGTGCAGCAGGTGATCGAGCGCCACGGCGGGCAGGTGTGGCTGGAGTCCACGCCGGGCGAGGGAACCACTTTCTTTTTCACCCTGGGCCCGAGTGCTGGAGGTGTGTGA
- a CDS encoding sensor histidine kinase — protein MSAPTPLRVLVVDDSAADRLMAARTLRRAFQGVVILEVATAEEWERALDEGGFDLALLDYNLPWADGLELLRRIHLRLPGIPVIMLTGTTREETVLEAVPEGLEEYLPKTLDAYEQLPRTVRFALERGRQRRALLESRETLRLVIEGVKGHAIFFVDAERRISSWNAGAQAVTGYSEPEALGQPFRLLLAPEEEEHPRGELAEAAQKGHFTGERWCQRKDGSRFWADMTMSALHHEEGGLRGYALVVRDATERRRTEEFRERLLGVVGHDLRGPLQAILLQARVLHRTQQPEAVSRGATRITVAAERMERLIRDLLDLTRSRLGGGIPVQCQHFDLFALVREVSEEVELVHHGGGRVRVRMDGDGYGAWDPGRLTQVVQNLMGNALKYGTPGGPVEVWLRGTPDGVFLTVHNDGPPIPGDLLPHLFDPFRRGEGHRDRGLSQGLGLGLYIVHEIVRAHGGHIEVSSTEEEGTRFEVRLPRHAPPCASLAAAEGSP, from the coding sequence TTGAGCGCTCCGACTCCCTTGCGTGTCCTCGTGGTCGACGACAGCGCGGCGGACCGACTCATGGCGGCGCGCACCCTGCGGCGTGCTTTCCAGGGCGTGGTGATCCTCGAGGTGGCGACGGCGGAGGAGTGGGAGCGGGCGCTCGATGAGGGCGGGTTCGATCTGGCCCTCTTGGACTACAACCTGCCCTGGGCGGATGGCCTCGAGCTGCTGCGCAGGATTCACCTGCGGCTCCCGGGCATCCCCGTCATCATGCTGACGGGAACCACCCGCGAGGAGACGGTCCTGGAGGCGGTGCCCGAGGGGCTCGAGGAGTACCTGCCCAAGACGCTCGATGCGTACGAGCAACTGCCGCGCACCGTCCGCTTCGCCCTGGAGCGAGGGCGCCAGCGCCGCGCCCTGCTGGAGTCACGGGAGACGCTCCGGCTCGTCATCGAGGGCGTGAAGGGTCATGCCATCTTCTTCGTGGACGCGGAGAGGCGCATCTCCTCGTGGAATGCGGGGGCGCAGGCCGTCACGGGCTACAGCGAGCCCGAGGCGCTGGGGCAGCCTTTCCGCCTGCTGCTCGCCCCCGAGGAGGAGGAGCATCCCCGGGGAGAGCTGGCCGAGGCGGCTCAGAAGGGGCACTTCACCGGCGAGCGCTGGTGTCAGCGCAAGGACGGCAGCCGTTTCTGGGCGGACATGACGATGAGCGCCCTGCACCATGAGGAGGGGGGCCTGCGGGGCTACGCGCTGGTGGTGCGGGACGCCACGGAGCGGCGGCGGACGGAGGAGTTCCGAGAGCGCCTCTTGGGGGTGGTGGGGCACGATCTGCGAGGGCCGCTGCAGGCGATTCTCCTGCAGGCCCGGGTGCTGCACCGGACTCAGCAGCCCGAGGCGGTGAGCCGAGGAGCCACGCGCATCACGGTGGCGGCCGAGCGGATGGAGCGCCTCATCCGAGACCTGCTCGATCTGACCCGCAGCCGGCTCGGTGGGGGCATTCCGGTGCAGTGCCAGCACTTCGATCTCTTTGCGCTCGTGCGAGAGGTGAGCGAAGAGGTGGAACTGGTTCACCACGGAGGCGGGCGCGTCCGGGTGCGCATGGACGGGGATGGCTACGGGGCGTGGGATCCCGGCCGGCTCACCCAGGTGGTGCAGAACCTGATGGGCAATGCGCTCAAGTACGGGACGCCCGGTGGTCCCGTCGAGGTATGGCTCCGGGGCACGCCGGACGGAGTGTTCCTCACGGTTCACAACGACGGTCCTCCCATCCCCGGGGACTTACTGCCCCATCTCTTTGATCCATTTCGCCGGGGTGAGGGGCACCGGGATCGCGGGCTCTCGCAAGGCCTGGGTCTGGGCCTCTACATCGTGCACGAGATTGTTCGTGCCCACGGCGGCCACATCGAGGTGTCCTCCACCGAGGAAGAGGGCACCCGGTTCGAGGTGCGCTTGCCGCGGCACGCTCCGCCTTGCGCGAGCCTGGCTGCTGCCGAGGGGTCTCCATGA